In the genome of Acidobacteriota bacterium, the window CCGTTGATCATTGCGCATGCGGTGTTGAACACGATCTCGATGGTCGGGCGAGTGTGAGCGACGGCGGATGATTTTGTATACTGCCGGTTCGCTCAGATTCCGTAACCCCCACCTGGAGGATTCCCCGATGAAACCGTTATTGATCGCCCTTGCAGCCGTAGCCCTTTGTTTCGGGGCCGCCGTCGCGGACCACCATGAAGGGGCCCAGAGCCACGAAGGCCACGCCCATGCCGAGGCTGCCGAAGCCGCCGAGACTGCTGAGGCCGCCGCACCCCCGATGGGCCCCCCGGCGGAGATGAAAGAACTCGAGATCATGAACGGCACCTACACCGTCAAGTTCTTCTACAAGGAGAACCCCATGGGTCCGGACTGGACCGAGACCGAGGCCACCGCAGTGATGAGTCCAACCGTCGGCGGCGGTGCCCAGCAGATGCTGTTCGAGGGCAACATGATGGGCATGGATTTCACCGGGATGGGCCTCACCAGCTTCGACCGCGAGACCAAGAAGTGGCAGATGATCTGGGTCGACAGCATGGGCGCCAGGATTTCGAACTACACCGGCGACTTCAAGGACGGCAGCCTGGTGGTGTCAGGCAAGGACCTGCAGGGGGGCATGACCATTCACTCCCGGCTGTCCACCTACAACATCACCGAGAAAGGTTTCGACTGGAAGTACGAGATGTCCCTGGACGGCACGACCTACCTGGACGCGGCGAAGGCGACCTACACGAAGCAGTAGGAAACGATGAAGAGCACAATCGTCAAGGGACTCTCGTTCCTTGACCGTTACCTGACCGTCTGGATCTTCATGGCCATGGCCATCGGTG includes:
- a CDS encoding DUF1579 domain-containing protein codes for the protein MKPLLIALAAVALCFGAAVADHHEGAQSHEGHAHAEAAEAAETAEAAAPPMGPPAEMKELEIMNGTYTVKFFYKENPMGPDWTETEATAVMSPTVGGGAQQMLFEGNMMGMDFTGMGLTSFDRETKKWQMIWVDSMGARISNYTGDFKDGSLVVSGKDLQGGMTIHSRLSTYNITEKGFDWKYEMSLDGTTYLDAAKATYTKQ